ATTAAAAATACTGCTATCAAGTTTATTTTGTTCAACAATTATTCTAACACCACTTTGTTTTGAAATATGGGAAGCATCCCTACCAAGTCCATCACTGATATCTATACAGGATGACACAAATGACGATTCACTCAAATACTTTGAAAGCTTAAGTTCAGGCTCATTTTTATAATGCAAGTATGGGTCGACATTAAAATCAACTACCTCTAATTCCTTTTCCAAAGAAACTTTAGAAAGACCTACAGACCTTGACAAATAAACCAAATCACCCGGCCTTGCTCCACTTCTCTTTAAAAGATTTTTGTACGGCTTGCCAATTACTGTTAGAGATAAAAAGATATCACTTCTACTTTTAGTGGTATCACCACCAATAAGCTCGATATTATAATTTTCAGTCATTTTGTTAATGGCAATCACGATATTATCTAAAAATGTATATTTGTCAGGAATCGATATACCAAGCAGGCAGTATTTTGGATACCCACCCATGGCGCATATATCGCTTATATTGGAAACAAATAATTTTTTAATTACCATTTCAATAGGAGTAGTGGGCAAAAAATGAATATTTTCAATCAGTATATCTTTTGCCACAAGATAGCCGTCAAAAAATGCCGCATCATCACCTATTGACAGGACATCCTCTTTTGGAGCTCTCTTTAATCTTTCTATAAAGTCAAATTCACCCATTTAAAATATCTAAAAACTCTCTAACAACTCTTTTCGGCTCACCAGAAGCACATATGGCACTTGAAACAGCTACACCAGCAACCTTAGTTTTACTAAAAACTTCAACATTATTAAGATTAATCCCGCCAATTGCAACCGCAGGCATATCTGTCATTTCTACAAGATTTAAAATACCTTCGGGGCCTATAACCGTCCGCAAGTCATCTTTAGTATTTGTATAAAATGCCGGTCCTACGCCTATATAATCTGCACGTGACTCTTCAGCAATTTTTAAATCTTCTAAATTGTTGCACGAATAGCCATAGCATATTTCAGGAAATCTTTCTCTCGCAACATCTAAAGGGATATCCTTGCCACCCAAATGTACATTTTTTACCCCTAAAGCCAGAGCAAGATCTAACCTATCATTTATAACTGTCAGAATATCATGCCCTTTGACTGCACTTAATAAAGTTTTAGCATTATAGTATCTTTCATTTATACTTTTATTTTTATCCCTTATTTGAATTGCGGTAATACCGCCATCAATAACTTCCTCTAAAAAATTTTTTAAAGGAAGCTTCAACATTGATGTTTCCAAAATAAGGTACAGTCGCAAATACTTCCTTATTTCTTGTCTATCTTTACCGCACATAACTTACCGCACATTGTGCATGAATTAACATCATTGTTTTTTTGATATTTTTCCCTTGCCCTCACAGGATCAATTGCCATAGAAAACATCCCTTCCCAATCAAGATTTTTTCTATAGATACTCATCTGGATATCCTTATCAATAGCACCCGGATACCCTTTAGCGATATCAGCGATGTGAGCAGCAATCTTTGAGGCGATTACACCTTCCCTCACATCATCCATATCAGGCAAGCATAAATGCTCGGCAGGAGTAACATAGCATAAAAAGTCAGCTCCGGCAGCACCTGCTATTGCTCCACCTATTGCACTGGTAATATGATCGTAGCCCGGTGCAATATCTGTAGGTAGAGGGCCTAAAATATAAAATGGTGCATCATTACACAATCTTTTTTGCAAAATCATATTAGCTTGAATCTGATTAAGAGGGACATGCCCTGGGCCTTCTATCATTGTCTGCACGTTTCTCTCTTTTGCCCTTTCTGCCAACTCACCCAATATAATTAACTCATCAATTTGCCCTCTATCTGTGGCATCAGCGATGGCTCCCGGTCTGAACCCGTCGCCAAGACTTAATGTTACATCATATTTGTAAGCTATTTCAAGCAAATCGTCATAATATTCAAAAAGGGGATTTTCTTTTCCGTTTTTTCTTATCCAGTCAGCAAGTATTGAGCCCCCACGGCTGACTATCCCGCAAATTCTGTTTGACCTGTCCATTCTGGCAACAGATTCCTTTGTAACACCACAGTGCACTGTAATGTAATCGACCCCCTGCTCACACTGCTTTTCAATAGACTTTAAAAGTTCTTCTCCATCCATTTTGTTTGTAGGGATATCTTTTTCAGCTAACCTGGCAGCAACTGCATAAATAGGCACAGCTCCAACCATAACGGAAGAATTTTCCAGTATCATACCCCTTATCTTTTCAAGGTCCCCCCCGGTAGACAAATCCATTACACTGTCTGCTCCGGCATCAATTGCGACCTGAAGTTTCTCCATTTCTCTTTCATAAGTGGGGCAATCACCGCTAGTCCCTATATTTGCATTAATTTTTGTTCTCATCATCTTTCCAATTGCCATTACATTTTCAAAATTTCGGTTTTTATTTTTTGGGATTACAACTTTACCTTCCGCAATTTGTCTCATTAAATCTTGAATTTCAATATTTTCATCTTTAGCAACTTTCCTCATCTCTTCAGTCGGGTTAAGTTGCTTAGCCGCTTCAAGCTGTGTCATCTTTATTCCTCCAATTTTTATAAAAAAAGCCACCGACGCGTAAACGGGTGGCTTAATATCTTAAGTCATATCCGTTTCCTACGCCGGCATTACCCGGTTCAGGTTCAGGGGTATATCTCAGCCATTCACGGCACCCCCACGGAAATTTTAGAGTTATTATAGACAACTTTTATATTAAAGCAAGAAATTAATTTAACAAAAGGCTGTATCTATCTGATAAACATTCTAAATGATGAGGTAACGCATTTACGCTTAAAATTTTACTTGAATTTGAACATGAAAAAATTTATTAACTTCCAATGGATTTGATATACAAGACAACGGAAGAAATTTTTGAAAGCTTTGTAGTTAACGCAAAATTTGATATTGTTGCCAAAGAGCATAACTTCGATATACAAATCGATAGCAACATATCTTATCTCACAGGCGCACAGATACCTAATGTACTTAACATTTCGGCAATTTTTGGCAAAAAATGTATAGCGTTCATATCCGAACTTTCTGAGTTTAAAATAAAAAATTTATTAAGCGGTGTTTTTATAATAGTTACCACCTCAATTCCAAAAAAGATTACAATCCCAACACTATTTTGCAAAAACGCAGATCAACTTGGATTTACCCTTGAAGCCGCTTATGAACTTTCCCTTGAAACAAGGCTCCCCGTCAATGTAGTGCTTGGCAGCAAAGCCATTAATAGTCTTGCCAAAGATTATACATTCAACATAAGCAGTCAGCAAAGCAGACAAAATATTTCAAAATCTAACATTAGAGATATTGACACTACCGTAATTGTGGAAAAACTTTCTCTTGCCGAAGCAATTCTTAACGCTAAATTGCCAAATACATTAAATTCTGATTTCTTATCCCTTAATTTTGAAGGTGAGTTTTTAAATTATATAATACCTCATACCAACCCAAACCCTGTAAGAACCACTTTTAAAGTATATAAAAAAGAGGTAGAGTATTTAAAACCTGTGTTAGAGTTGTTGAATATTAAATTTGATATAGTAGAACTTAGTAACTATGAATGTAATATCAGCACAAGAACTGCACTTTGCCCCGGCTGCCCTTTTGTAAGTATCTTTACAGCTTTGAAACTAAACGATTTTTACATATTCTCCAATATAAAATGCAAAAGTATTTATGAATCTTTTGATATCAACTATATGACTATGGATGAATTTTACGGACTACTGCTCGCCGAGGTTAAACAAAACTTTCTTTTTATCACTAACTATTCCGACTTTAATCAAAAATACCTTAAAAATGTCGATATCAAAGGGAAAGTTATACTCTTAAAAGATACGGAAATTGACAGAGAATTTTTTAAACTAACCAAATATCCATTTAAACTTACTAAACCAAACTTTATATTCCCATATTCCTGCGAAAACATTATCTCTTACAAAATCCCAAAAATAAAGACTGAAAAATGTAGCTGTTTAAGAGATGGAAAAGTGGCTGACTGCATGGCAAAAACGTTCTGCCCTGCTATCAAAGCTACCGATAATGCAATCAAGATAGACCCTCAGTTTTGTACCGGCTGTAGAGCTTGTGTAGCTTATTGCCCAAAAGGAGCCATAAAGTGAACTATACAGTCAACATGATTGGCAACTTAAGAGATTCTGTATTCTTAGATATTTTAAAACTAACACTTATCACAGCCGAAGAATCTGACTATTGTGTCAAAATATCTTCCAAACCGACAAAAAACCCTTTTGATTATGCAACAATATGCATAGAACTTAAAGGGAGCAATAAAAACAGTTACCAAAATATAATAGCTGATTTTGAAAATGCACTTTTAGACACAAAAATTGAAGCCACAATAATACAGGATACTGACTTCTATTCGCTTTTAGGTAAACTGTTGAAACAAATTGAAGATATAAACCCTTCTTTTGTCATAGGCTTCCTTCTCGACAAAAATAAACATAAAGAACTCGAAGCGTTTAAAGCAAGTTTCTACTAATGTAAAATATCTTCAGAAAAAACAACAGCCTCAAATCTGTATATTTTGACATCAGGTTGTTTCCAACAATCACCACTCAACCCGGCCTTATAACATGTGTGAGTCAAAAAAGTTTCCCTGTCAAAATTATGCTCAGTCGCCACTTGCGGCAACAAAACACCTGAATAATATCCTTTTCGAATATATATCCCATCCCTTCCTACAACTATATCCTCCGGACTGCAGGGGATCATTGGAGATAACACAGAAATTTCTATTTCACACTGTCTCAACTCATCGATATCTGCAACAGCAGGAAACCTCGGATCATTGAAAGCCGCATTTACTGCCATCTCGGCAACATTTTCAACAATATTCACATCCTCTCTAAAATTACCTATACACCCTCTGAGCATACCATCTAAATGTAAGGTAACAAAGCACCCCGAATTAAACTTCAAGCTATCAGGTATATTTTGCACATTAAAACAGATATCATTAAGTTTGCTCTGTATACTTTCCCTTGCCACTTTAAGCAAAAATATTTTGTCTTTTTTAGTAAGTCTAAAATCCACATTCATTGTTGAAAACCTGTTGATAAAAATATTTTACAACAACTTAGGCTATCATTATTTTCAATATAGCAATATTTTTTGCTCATACTACAATAAGTTACGGGAAAGCCCCTAAAAATAAAGAATAGCTTGTCAAGCATTTTTTTACATTTAAATATGTTGAAAATTTGTTTACAAATTAGATATAAAAAGAAAAAATCCAACCCTCTAAAAACGGTAACCATATGCCTAATTTTTAACCACATATTTTACCCTGTTTTTTCCATCATTTTTTGCCATATAAAGAGCTCTATCTGCATTCTCAACTATCTCATATAGTTTATCTCCACTTTCAGGAAAGCCTGCAATACCTATACTTACTGTTATTTTAAAATCTTTACCTTTATCCGTAAAAAGTGACTTAACTTCTATCATTTTTCTTAACCTTTCGGAAAATTCATAAGCGGAATGAACATCAGTTTCAACAAGACAAATCATATATTCATCTCCACCATACCTACCGGCAAAATCAGTCCTTCTGCAACTCTCTTTAACGATGTCGGCAATAAGTTTTATAACCATATTACCATACTTATGACCATAACTGTCATTTATTTTTTTAAGATCATCAGAATCTAACATTATCAAGCAAAAAGATTTTTTATATCGCAAAGACCTGTAATATTCATCTTCAAGCTTTTTCAAAAAACCTTTTTGGTTTAAAAGTCCCGTCAAACCATCTGTAATCGATAGCTCTTCAACCTTCAGGCACAACTTGTTAAAAACATCTCGTAAATAGTATGCAATATAAAAAATTAAAATATAATTAATTATGTAGGCCTTAAGAAACTTTGAACCAACGATATCTTTAAAGTAGTAGAAATCTGCCACTAAAATAGCAAGACTTAGTATAATTATAAAAAAATTATTAGATATTCTTAAAAATAAGAATATCCCCAATAGCTGTAGCAACAGGATAAGGTATGCAAACTCATTTAACAAAATAGTAGCACCCAGAATCAACAAGTAAAAAAGCAAAATATGAAGTAAATCACCCTTTTCGGTATTATATGCCCTATACCTTAGTACAAAAAGCAAAATAAGGTATACCACATTTATGTAAAGAAACGTATTAGATATCTGATCAAAATCGTAAAGCAGATTAACTCCAAACAGATAAACTCCAACAATCAGACATATGTTGTTGTTCAAATTATCAAGGAATTTATTCCATATTGTATTGTTCATACTAAAATAATAACATATATATTTATGAAAATAAATATTAATAAATGTTCAATCCATATTAACGGTATAAATAACTTATACAAATATTACGGAGTTATTCACAAAAACTAAAGCCACCAATAATTCGCTACTATTTAATTGACAATTTTTATCTCTATATTTATCATCGCAAAATGTTATCAGTCATAACCTTGCTTACTGCCGGTCTTTTTGTTGGATTTTTAGGTGGGATATTAGGGATAGGCGGTGGCTCGATTATGGTGCCTATTCTCGTCTTATGGTTTAAATATCCCATTCATGTTGCAATAGCAACATCTTTAATCACAATAGTAGCAACAAGTATAAATATTACTGGGTATAATATTGCCTCAGGGCTTGCAAATATCAGATTTGGACTTTTTCTTGAAATCACAACAGCCCTGTTTGCGATTTTAGGTGGGGTGTTGAGTGTATCAGTAAATGAAAAGCCAATCATAATAGCATTTTCAATTATTCTTGCTTTCATATCGTTTCTTTATTTTATCCGTAGAAATATAAATGACGATGTAGTTACAGATAATACAGCTAAAAGTTTCTTTGCCGCATCATACTATGATGCTTTAAATAAATTTAACATTTCATATAAACCTATAAATGTTATTCCTACTGCCTTAATCTCTGCTTTTGCAGGGCTTATATCAGGCATGCTTGGAATAGGTGGTGGGGTTGTCAAAGTACCTGCAATGAATATATTGGCAAAGTTGCCAATAAAAGCTGCAACGGCAACAAGTAATTTTATGATTGGAATAACAGCAGCAGCAGGCTCAATTGTATATTTCAATTCAGGGTTTATCGACCCTTCGGTTACTTCACTAATGATTATTGGTGTTACTTTCGGCTCTAAAATAGCTTCTAAAAAATTCAACAAGATTGCAGATAAACGGATTAAAACACTTTTTATGATTTTTATGATTTTTGTAGCAATTCAAATGTTTATAAAAGGTATTAAGTAATGATGAATAAAAACATACTATTTTCAAAAATATATAAAAGAGGTGCGGATATAAGCTTTGTTATAATACTCATTGGGCTTATAGAGCTCTTGATTTTTCAAGGCGCAAACAAACCAAATACATTAAATATACTTTATCTTTTCAATCAGGCTCTTCATTTTAACCCTTATGCAACAATGTATGCAGGGTTAATATTATTAATATCAACCCCTATTGCCGTTCTATTAGCTATTTTAACTGTCAGTATTATTCAAAAATCTATAAAAGAGATTTTACTGTCATCTACAATTTTGTTAATAATTATAATTGCAATCATTTTTGGCATCAGATAACAAAATAATATTATAAGTTTTATTCCTAACTTGACAAAAATATACAGTGTAATATATCATCTGACTGATGAGTCAGTCAGAAAACACGAAAGAGAAAATAATAAAATCTGCAATAAAAATATTCGCTCAAAAAGGGTACTGGAGAACCAAAGTATCTGATATCGTAGCTGATGCAGGGTTTGCACAGGGCAGTTTCTACAACTGTTTCAGCGGGAAAGAAGAGTGTTTTAAAGAGATTTTATTAATGCTTCATAATGAAACTGTAAGCCAAGTCGAAAGCACACTTTCAGCACTTCCGACCAAAGATAAACTTCCGGGTTTTTTAAAACTTTTAAACAAAAGATTTAGGCAATCCCAAGATATCGCAAAAATATTTCTTTATGAGGCTTTAACATGCAGTCACGAGCTTAGAGAAATATACATATCTTTTAAACAGAAAAACTTTGAAATTTTATATTCAATTTTAACTGAACTAAAATGTGAATACAGATATGAGAAGGCCTTCATTTTAAATAGTTTTATAAAAAGCATGATTGAAACTTTAATCATAGAGAATAACTTTGACATTGATAAGGTTAATAAAATCATTGATAATACACTAAAAATTGTCATAAAGGAGCGACAATGAAAAAGATACTTTTGATGCTTTTGGTCTCGTCCAATATCTTTGCATTAAATATTGACGAAGCTGTACAAAATGCTCTGCAAAATAACCATATTTTAAAGTTTTACGAATCTTCAGTCAAAAGCAGCAAATACGATACAGAATCTTCCAAATCGTTACAAATGCCCTCTTTTTTCTTAGATTCTTCATACACATTACTTGATAAAGAGAAAAAGCTTAATGTGGAAATCGCTCCGGGAATAACGAGCAGTATGACTCAAGTAAAAGATAAATACTTTGATGCAACTGTAGGTATAAAGTACAATATTTATACAGGGGGAGCTGTTAGCTCAAACATCAACATTAATCGTTACAAAGAGGAAAGTGTCAAACAAAACTATTTAGAGTTTAAAAATGAGCTTATTTTTCAAGTAAAAAAGCAATATGCAGAGATACTTAAGCTTTTGGCACAAAAAGAAATAGCGCAAAGACATCTTGATGCCTTAAACAACCATTATTCAGATGTAAAAAATTTTTATAAACAAGGTATAGTAGCCGAATTGGACTTGCTGCAAACTGACGTAAAATTAAAAGAAGCTAAACAGTCTCTTACCAAAATTGATAATTACATCAAAGTTGCTAAATCCGCCCTAAGTCTTTTAATAAACAGTAATATTGAAAGCTCTGATTTTCCTTTGACAGAATTAAATCAAAACACTATCGAAAAAACAATAAAGATAGATACTCTTTACGAGGAGGCAGTAAAAAACAGACCTATAATAAAACAGACCTATAATAAAACAGATTGAAGCAGAAATTAATGCCCTCAATGAATCTAAAAAAACTATAAAATCAGGCTATTTACCAAAAATTTATGCTGCAGGCGGATATACTTATAACAACCAAAATGATGAAATTTCCCCAAAAGGTGGATTTTTTGGAAAACTCGGTATTCAAATGAATATTGACTGGGATTACCCAACGAAGAAGCTTAAATCTGTCAGCGAAAAACTAATTGCACTAAATCAACAGAGATTAAATACAATTTTGAAAGTAAAACTTGAAGTTAAAGAAGCTTACGAAACATATCAAACTGCTCTTTTAAACCTTGAAGTAGCCAAAAGTGCTGTGGATGAAGCTAAAGAATATAACAGAATAATCAAGCTCAAATATGACAATGGCCTAGCTTCCAACTCTGATGTATTAGATGGACAAGCACTACTCACGACAGCACTAAGTAACGAAAAGAATGCTTACTACGATCTATTTATAGCATACTTCCAGATAGAAAAAACAATTGGAAAAAACTTGAGGTGATTATATGAAGAAACAGGTAAAAATTGCTCTTGTACTGCTTTTTATTGGGCTTATTGCAGCCATTGTAATCGGTTATAAGTGGCTTGAAAACAGAAAACTCTATGCCAGCACTGATGCTTTTTTTGTCAAAAGTGACAAAATAGCAAATGTATCATTTAAGAGGATTTCAGGAAAAATAGTTAAAATGAACTTTAAGGAAGGGGATAGTGTAAAAGCCGGTGACATCATGGCCGAAATTGATAGCACCGATTACCAAACCCAACTTGAAAAAATTAATCATAATATAAATTCACTTTTAGCTGAAAAAGATGCCTTGACTGTTAACAAGGATAAGACAGAAAAATCACTTAAAATAGAGAAAAACATTAAGAATGATACGCTGAAATCTGTTGAGAAAGAGATTGAATCTTTTAAACAGAATATTAATGAGGTTGATATACAACTCAGTCAGCTTGAAAAAGATTATAACAGGTATAAAAACTTAAAAGAGGAGAAAGCAATATCTGAAAAAAGCTTTGAAGATATTCAAACAAATCTCAAAAGACTTAAGGCTAAAAAAGCTTCCCTATCAGAGAAACTTAAATCACTTTATTACTCAAAACAAATTGCTGAAAAAGACCTTGCTCTTGTAGATGTTAAGCTCAAAATAATTTTTGAATTGGAGAAAAAGCTACAATCTCTGGACGAGCAGATAAGCGCCCTGAAAAAGGACAGAGAAGACATAGTCAAAATGATAGAATACTGCAAATTAAAAGCTCCTTTTGATGGAGTCATAGGGCAAAAATACGCTGAAGAAGGGAGCGTAGTAAAGGCCGGCAGTTATATTTATTCATTAGTTGATACGACTAATCTTTACGGATATGTATTGATGGAAGAGGAAAAAATTAATGGAGTAAACCCTGGCGATGTAGCTGAAATAAAAATTGATGCTTACCCTGATGAAAAGTTTGAAGGTGAAGTAGTGGAGGTATTCCCTGCATCTGCTGCCACTTATGCCCTGGTGCCAAGAGATATTTCTGCGGGTGAATTTACTAAAGTATCACAGAGGATTCCTATAAGAATTAAATTTACATCAGGGAATTTGCAACTATTAAGAGTTGGACTTGGTGGAGAAATAAAAATAAAAAGGTAACATATGGTTATTGATAATGAAAAACCGATATACGAGCAGATTAGTTTAATCGGACGCCTTTTAATCACCTTTGTGGTGATGGCTGGTACATTTATGGCAATATTAGATACAACAATAGTAGATGTTGTAGTACCAAAAATGATGGCTCCGCTAAAAACAGATTTATACGGTGTGCAGTGGGTTATTACATCTTATATGGCTTCAGCTGCCACAGCATTATTGTTGGTAGAATCTCTTGATAAAGTCTTAGGGCTCAGCAAGCTTTTTATTATAGGGATAACAATTTTCACAATATCAAGTTACTTATGCGGTGTTTCTTCTGACTTGACGCAGATGATAGTTTTTAGATGTATGCAAGGCACAGGAGAAGCTTTTGTAGTAGCTTCAGCTCAGGCAATTCTGTTTTCTCTTTACCCCCCTCATATGAAAGGGCTTGCTATGGGTATCTACGGAATGGGAGTAAGTTTTGCTCCGGCACTTGGCCCGACACTCGGCGGGTGGCTTACCGAACACCTCGGATGGAGGAGTGTTTTTTTTGTTAATATCCCTATTGGTCTTATGGTAGTGGTTTTGGGGCTTCTTCTTCTACCAAAATATTCAAAATCTACTGAGAAATTTAAATTTAATTTTATAAGCTATTTTTTTCTTGCGTCATTTACAATATCACTACTAATTATGCTATCAAAAGGGCAGCAAAAAGGGTGGTTTCAGTCTAATTTTATCTTTGTACTATTTTTCTTAAGTGCTATATCTCTTATAATTTATATAATTTTCGAACTTATTTCAAAATATAAACTAATCGACTTTTCTATCTTTAAAATTCCTCAATATAGGTATGCCACACTAATATATTTCTTTACACTTGGGCTTTCAATCTATCAGCTTTTTTATCTAATACCACTTTATTATGAAAACCTTAGGCATTTTACTACCCTACAAACAGGCCTTCATATGTTGGGATTTGCCATATTTATAGGGCTTACTTCTCCTATAGCAGGGATACTTTCAGACAAAATTGGCGAGCATTATGTTTTACTCTTTAATACTGTGCTTTACATTTTAACAAGTGTATTTCTTATGCCACAGTTAAATTACTATACGCCATCAGTCCAAACTATCTTGCTGACAGTCCCTCTCGGATTTTCTTTGGGCAGTTTTTTTGCTCCAATTACTACACTTGCCATGAGACACTTAAAAGATAAAACAAGTCTTGGCGTTGGACTTTTGCATTATTTACGATTTATGGGTGGGTCATTTGGCACGGCAATCGCGACTAACACGTTGCAATCTAAATATAACTTACACTTTGAAGAAATTGGAAATATGCAAAATCAGTCACATGTGTACTATTATTTCACTACACTTAAAGAGCAACTCTCTGGCCTTTTAAGTCCCGATGTTATAGATCTGAAAATGGGTGTTTTGCTTGGAAAAGCTATGTCAGTTCAGGCTTTAAGTAATGCTTTTCAAGATGTATTCAGCCATGCGGGATATTTTGGAATTTTTGGACTTTCCTTTTTGACTTTTGTGTTTATTCATGAGATAAAAGCAAAAAAGGCTTAATAAGGGTGTTTATATGCTCACAAAAAGAATTATTCCCTGCCTTGACGTTAAAGATGGCAGAGTAGTAAAGGGGACAAAATTTCTTGATTTGAAAGATGCAGGTGACCCGGTTCTGGTTGCTGAAGAGTACAACAGGCAAAAAGCGGATGAGCTTACCTTTCTTGATATTACAGCAAGCCATGAAAACCGGGGCATTATCCTTGATATTGTGGCAAAAACAGCTAAAAAAATATTTATGCCACTAACTGTAGGCGGTGGCGTAAGAACCCTTGAGGATATAAGAAATCTTCTTAATGCAGGAGCCGATAAGGTTTCTATAAACACAGCCGCGGTAAAAAACCCCGAATTTGTTAAACAGGCATCAAAGAAATTCGGTTCACAGTGTATTGTTGTGGCAATTGATGCAAAGATGGTTGGGGAAAACACATGGGAGGTATTTACCCATGGCGGCAGAAATCCTACCGGGATTGATGCTATAAAATGGGCAATACGCATGCAGGAATATGGCGCAGGTGAAATACTTTTAACCTCAATGGACAAAGATGGTACAAAAGATGGATACGATATTAATTTGACACGAAATATCGCAGAGGCAGTAAAAATTCCCGTAATTGCCTCCGGTGGAGTCGGAAACGCACAGCATATACTTGATGGTTTAACAAAGGGTAAAGCTGATGCGGCACTTGCAGCAAGTATTTTTCATTTTGGAGAATACACCGTGCAAGAAGTTAAAGAATTTTTAAAAAATAACGGCGTAAATGTGAGGTTGTAAATGGACTTATCATTTCTTGAGAATTTGGTCAAAATAATTCATGACAGGAAGATAAACCCTTCTGAGAGCTCTTACACTGCTAAGCTTTTTGAAGGTGGAGAAAACAAAATAATCAAAAAACTTGGAGAAGAAAATGCTGA
The window above is part of the Deferrivibrio essentukiensis genome. Proteins encoded here:
- the thiL gene encoding thiamine-phosphate kinase, with protein sequence MGEFDFIERLKRAPKEDVLSIGDDAAFFDGYLVAKDILIENIHFLPTTPIEMVIKKLFVSNISDICAMGGYPKYCLLGISIPDKYTFLDNIVIAINKMTENYNIELIGGDTTKSRSDIFLSLTVIGKPYKNLLKRSGARPGDLVYLSRSVGLSKVSLEKELEVVDFNVDPYLHYKNEPELKLSKYLSESSFVSSCIDISDGLGRDASHISKQSGVRIIVEQNKLDSSIFNGLSLENPIDYIISSGEEFALLFTVKSENNEEFESACREKFPDVRSIGYVTEGEGVYLKDSSLMTNISDSGFEHKI
- the thiE gene encoding thiamine phosphate synthase, whose product is MCGKDRQEIRKYLRLYLILETSMLKLPLKNFLEEVIDGGITAIQIRDKNKSINERYYNAKTLLSAVKGHDILTVINDRLDLALALGVKNVHLGGKDIPLDVARERFPEICYGYSCNNLEDLKIAEESRADYIGVGPAFYTNTKDDLRTVIGPEGILNLVEMTDMPAVAIGGINLNNVEVFSKTKVAGVAVSSAICASGEPKRVVREFLDILNG
- the thiC gene encoding phosphomethylpyrimidine synthase ThiC yields the protein MTQLEAAKQLNPTEEMRKVAKDENIEIQDLMRQIAEGKVVIPKNKNRNFENVMAIGKMMRTKINANIGTSGDCPTYEREMEKLQVAIDAGADSVMDLSTGGDLEKIRGMILENSSVMVGAVPIYAVAARLAEKDIPTNKMDGEELLKSIEKQCEQGVDYITVHCGVTKESVARMDRSNRICGIVSRGGSILADWIRKNGKENPLFEYYDDLLEIAYKYDVTLSLGDGFRPGAIADATDRGQIDELIILGELAERAKERNVQTMIEGPGHVPLNQIQANMILQKRLCNDAPFYILGPLPTDIAPGYDHITSAIGGAIAGAAGADFLCYVTPAEHLCLPDMDDVREGVIASKIAAHIADIAKGYPGAIDKDIQMSIYRKNLDWEGMFSMAIDPVRAREKYQKNNDVNSCTMCGKLCAVKIDKK
- a CDS encoding 4Fe-4S binding protein, yielding MDLIYKTTEEIFESFVVNAKFDIVAKEHNFDIQIDSNISYLTGAQIPNVLNISAIFGKKCIAFISELSEFKIKNLLSGVFIIVTTSIPKKITIPTLFCKNADQLGFTLEAAYELSLETRLPVNVVLGSKAINSLAKDYTFNISSQQSRQNISKSNIRDIDTTVIVEKLSLAEAILNAKLPNTLNSDFLSLNFEGEFLNYIIPHTNPNPVRTTFKVYKKEVEYLKPVLELLNIKFDIVELSNYECNISTRTALCPGCPFVSIFTALKLNDFYIFSNIKCKSIYESFDINYMTMDEFYGLLLAEVKQNFLFITNYSDFNQKYLKNVDIKGKVILLKDTEIDREFFKLTKYPFKLTKPNFIFPYSCENIISYKIPKIKTEKCSCLRDGKVADCMAKTFCPAIKATDNAIKIDPQFCTGCRACVAYCPKGAIK
- the amrA gene encoding AmmeMemoRadiSam system protein A; this translates as MNVDFRLTKKDKIFLLKVARESIQSKLNDICFNVQNIPDSLKFNSGCFVTLHLDGMLRGCIGNFREDVNIVENVAEMAVNAAFNDPRFPAVADIDELRQCEIEISVLSPMIPCSPEDIVVGRDGIYIRKGYYSGVLLPQVATEHNFDRETFLTHTCYKAGLSGDCWKQPDVKIYRFEAVVFSEDILH
- a CDS encoding GGDEF domain-containing protein, yielding MNNTIWNKFLDNLNNNICLIVGVYLFGVNLLYDFDQISNTFLYINVVYLILLFVLRYRAYNTEKGDLLHILLFYLLILGATILLNEFAYLILLLQLLGIFLFLRISNNFFIIILSLAILVADFYYFKDIVGSKFLKAYIINYILIFYIAYYLRDVFNKLCLKVEELSITDGLTGLLNQKGFLKKLEDEYYRSLRYKKSFCLIMLDSDDLKKINDSYGHKYGNMVIKLIADIVKESCRRTDFAGRYGGDEYMICLVETDVHSAYEFSERLRKMIEVKSLFTDKGKDFKITVSIGIAGFPESGDKLYEIVENADRALYMAKNDGKNRVKYVVKN
- a CDS encoding sulfite exporter TauE/SafE family protein, which translates into the protein MLSVITLLTAGLFVGFLGGILGIGGGSIMVPILVLWFKYPIHVAIATSLITIVATSINITGYNIASGLANIRFGLFLEITTALFAILGGVLSVSVNEKPIIIAFSIILAFISFLYFIRRNINDDVVTDNTAKSFFAASYYDALNKFNISYKPINVIPTALISAFAGLISGMLGIGGGVVKVPAMNILAKLPIKAATATSNFMIGITAAAGSIVYFNSGFIDPSVTSLMIIGVTFGSKIASKKFNKIADKRIKTLFMIFMIFVAIQMFIKGIK
- a CDS encoding DUF1634 domain-containing protein, producing the protein MMNKNILFSKIYKRGADISFVIILIGLIELLIFQGANKPNTLNILYLFNQALHFNPYATMYAGLILLISTPIAVLLAILTVSIIQKSIKEILLSSTILLIIIIAIIFGIR